The window GCCGAGGGGCCCCTCGGTGACGCGCTGGACGGCCCGGGACACCGAGCTGCCCGCGTTCCCGGGGATGCGGGTGGCGGTGGAGGTGCTCACTTCTGCGCCCTCCCGTCGCGCAGTGCCTGTTCCGTCGTGTCCGTACCAGGCAGATCGGCCGGCTTGACCGTCCACCACGGGAGCACCCGGTACTGGGGATCGGTGTTGATCTTCTCGTCGCTCCACGACGGGGCTCCCAGGGAACGCACGGATGATCGCACCTGTATCCGCTCGACCCTGCCGGCGAGGTCGTGGTCGGCCAGGCGCAGCATGACGATGCGGCGGATGTAGCGCTCGGACAGGTCCCCGCGGAGGCCGTTGGAGCGGTTCTCGCTGTCGTGGGAACCGGTGAAGAAGTCCCAGGCGCGACGGAGTTCGTTCTGGTCGACGTGGCTGGGCAGGACGTTGCCGTGTATCGCCTCCCCGTCCTCGCGCGAGAGGTCGATCCAGCGGGTGGTGCTGTACCCGTCGTCACCGTCCACCTCGGCCCGCACCTGGACCGCGATGTTCTGCTGGAGCGGATTGGGTGCGAACAGTTTCCAGTTCTGCTCGAACTCGGGGTAGACCCAGTCGTCGACGACCGCGCCGTGCTGTTTCGTGAGCGTGTTGGACGGCGCGACGTGCAGGAAGATCATGGCGATGTGTCCGCAGGCCAGGACGCCCATGACGGCCAGCGCGATCGCGGCCGCGACCTGGTACGGAAGGGAGAGGCCCGCCATGCCGATTCCGCCCGGACGCCGTACCGGCTCCTCGGGCGGAGAGCTTTCGTCGG is drawn from Streptomyces sp. NBC_00178 and contains these coding sequences:
- a CDS encoding DUF5819 family protein produces the protein MDEPPRPLSGASGAARDERQASPTAETSADESSPPEEPVRRPGGIGMAGLSLPYQVAAAIALAVMGVLACGHIAMIFLHVAPSNTLTKQHGAVVDDWVYPEFEQNWKLFAPNPLQQNIAVQVRAEVDGDDGYSTTRWIDLSREDGEAIHGNVLPSHVDQNELRRAWDFFTGSHDSENRSNGLRGDLSERYIRRIVMLRLADHDLAGRVERIQVRSSVRSLGAPSWSDEKINTDPQYRVLPWWTVKPADLPGTDTTEQALRDGRAQK